The genomic segment TTGAAATGATTATTATCCTTCATTTAATGGAAAAGAAATGAGTTTTGATCAAGATTTAACTAGTTGAAATGTTAGTCAAGTTACTGCTTATACAGAATTTTGAAATGACAAAAATATAAAATGAGACAACCAACCAATTTTTGGTAAACAAAATATTTCTTCAATTGAAGATCAATTACAAAATATTTTAGATTCAAAAACTAATTATGAATGAAGTGAAGAAGAATTAAATCAAGCTATAATTGATAAAAATATTGAAGTTGCTGGTGGAATTGAAGTTACAAAAGAATTAATAGAATCTGTAAACAATGACACAGCAACAGTTAATCAAATAAAATACACTTTTACAGGTAAGGGTAAAAATGATAATAGTTATAGATATAAAGGTTCAATTCAATTAGAATTAACAACTATTATTGCTAGTGAATCATTAGCAGATAATATTACTGTTTATAAAGATGCAGATGGTGCTTTAAAACAAACTGATTCAATGGATTTTTCAAATTTAAACGCAGTTGAAATATATAAAATTGGATTCAAAACAGATGGTTCTACAATACATCATTTAAAAACTGTAAAGTCATTACCGAAAACATTACCTAAGCAAATAACTTCATTGAAAGCTTTTTTTGCAAATTCTTCATTAAATTCAATTGAAGGGATAAGTAATTGGGATACATCAAATATTACTAGCATGGAAGAAACGTTTAGTGGTGCTGCAGATTTTAATGGTGACATATCAAAATGAAATACATCAAAAGTGACTAATATGTACAAAATGTTTAATGGTGCTAAAAATTTTAATCAAGATATACCTACTAAAAATTTAAAAGATCAAAATGGAAAAGAATATACAGTTTGAGATACAAGTAATGTTACTAATATGGGGGCAATGTTTAATAGTGCTGAATCTTTTAATGGTGATATTTCAAAATGAAATACATCAAAAGTTACAGATATGTCATGAATGTTTAATTCCGATTTTTCTTTTAATGGTGATATTTCAAATTGAGATACAAGCAATGTTACAACTATGTCAGTAATGTTTCAAAATGCATTACATTTTAATGGTAATATTTCAAATTGAAATACATCAAAAGTTACAGATATGTCATGAATGTTTAATGGTCCTTTAGGTGTTCCATTATTTAATGGTGATATTTCAAATTGAGATACATCAAAAGTAACAAATATGTCGGGAATGTTTCAAGGTGCAGCAAATTTCAATCAAGATATATCAACTAAAATAGTAAAAGATGAAAACGGGGAAGAATATACAGCATGAGATACTTCAAAAGTTACAGATATGTCAACAATGTTTAATTATGCTACTTCTTTTAATGGTGATATTTCAAATTGAAATACAAGTAATGTCACTAATATGGCAGCAATGTTTAACAATGCATCAAATTTTAATCAAGATATTTCAAAATGAAATACAAGCAATGTAACTGACATGAGCTATATGTTTTGCAATGCATTTTCATTTAATCAAGATATTTCTAAATGAGATACATCAAAAGTTACAGATATGACTCAAATGTTTTGAAATGATTATTTACCATCATCAAATGGAAAAGAAATGAGTTTTGATCAAGATTTAACTAATTGAAATGTTAGTCAAGTTACTGCTTATACAGAATTTTGAAATGACAAAAATATAAAATGAGACAACCAACCAATTTTTGGTAAACAAAATATTTCTTCAATTGAAGATCAATTACAAAATATTTTAGATTCAAAAACTAATTATGAATGAAGTGAAGAAGAATTAAATCAAGCTATAATTGATCGTGGAATTGAAGTTGCTGGTGGCATTGAAGTTACAAAAGAATTAATAGAATCTGTAAACAATGACACAGCAACAGTTAATCAAATAAAATACACTTTTACAGGTAAGGGTAAAAATGATAATAGTTATAGATATAAAGGTTCAATTCAATTAGAATTAACAACTATTATTGCTAGTGAATCATTATCAGATAATATCACTGTTTATAGAGATGCAGATGGTGCTTTAAAACAAACTGATTCAATGGATTTTTCAAATTTAAACGCAGTTGAAATATATAAAATTGGATTTAAAACTGATGGTTCTACAATACACCATTTAAAAACTGTAAAATCATTACCAAGCACATTGCCTAAACAAATAACTTCATTAAAAGCTTTTTTTGCAAATTCTTCATTAAATTCAATTGAAGGGATAAGTGAATGAGATACATCAAATATTATAAATATGGAATCAACCTTTGATGGTGCTTCATTGTTTAATGGTGATATATCAAGTTGAAATACATCCAAAGTGACTAATATGTACAACATGTTTAATAATGCTAACAATTTTAATCAAGATATACCTACTAAAAATTTAAAGGATCAAAATGGAAAAGAATATACAGCCTGAGATACCAGTAATGTTACCAGCATGTCAGCAATGTTTCAAAATGCATTACATTTTAATGGTGATATAGCAAATTGAAATACATCAAAAGTAACAAATATGTCATTTATGTTTAATAGTTCTTTGGGTGTTCCATTATTTAATGGTGATATTTCAAATTGAAATACATCAAAAGTCACTAATATGAATGGAATGTTCCAAGGAGCTGCAAATTTTAATCAAGAATTATCTGCTAAAAAAGTAAATGGTGAAAACGGAAAAGAATATACAGCCTGAGATACAAGTAATGTTACTGATATGGGGTGAATGTTTAATTATGCTTCTTCTTTTAATGGTGATATATCAAATTGAAACACATCAAATGTCACAATAATGTCTTGTATGTTTCAAAATGCATTAAATTTTAATGGTGATATCTCAAATTGAAATACAAGCAATGTTACTAGTATGGAATCAATGTTTAATGGGGCTGAATCTTTCAATAGTGATATATCAAATTGAAACACAAGCAATGTTACTAACATGTCAATAATGTTTCAAAATGCATCAAATTTCAATCAAGATATTTCAAAATGAAATACAAGTAATGTAACTGACATGAGCTATATGTTTTGCAATGCATTTTCATTTAATCAAGATATTTCAAAATGAGATACATCAAAAGTTAAAAATATGACTCAAATGTTTTGAAATGATTATTACCCTTCATTTAATGGAAAAGAAATGAGTTTTAATCAAGATTTAACTAATTGAAATGTTAGTCAGGTTACTAAGTATACAGAATTTTGAAATGACAAAAATATAAAATGAGACAACCAACCAATTTTTGGTAAACAAAATATTTCTTCAGTTGAAGATCAATTACAAAATATTTTAGATTCAAAAACTAATTATGAATGAAGTGAAGAAGAATTAAATCAAGCTATAATTGATAAAAATATTGAAGTTGCTGGTGGAATTGAAGTTACAAAAGAATTAATAGAATCTGTAAACAATGACACAGCAACAGTTAATCAAATAAAATACACTTTTACAGGTAAGGGTAAAAATGATAATAGTTATAGATATAAAGGTTCAATTCAATTAGAATTAACAACTATTATTGCTAGTGAATCATTAGCAGATAATATTACTGTTTATAAAGATGCAGATGGTGCTTTAAAACAAACTGATTCAATGGATTTTTCAAATTTAAACGCAGTTGAAATATATAAAATTGGATTTAAAACAGATGGTTCTACAATATATAATTTAAAAACTGTAAAATCATTACCAAACATTTTGCCTAAACAAATAACTTCATTAAAAGCTTTTTTTGCCAATTCTTCATTAAATTCAATTAAAGGGATAAGCAATTGAGACACATCAAATATTACTAGTATGGAAGCGACTTTTAATGGTGCTAAATTATTTAATGGTGATATTTCTAAATGAAATACAAGTAATGTTACTAACATGCTAAGAACACTTCAAAATGCTTCATCTTTCAATGGTGACATTTCAAATTGAAACACAAGTAATGTTACTGATATGGGGGCAATGTTTAACGGTGCTTCATTATTTAATAGTGATATTTCTAAATGAAATACATCAAAAGTATTAGATATGTCATGAATGTTTAAAAGCGCAAAGAATTTCAATCAAGATTTATCCACTAATAAAGTAAATGATGAAAACGGGAAAGAATATACAGCCTGAGATACAAGTAATGTTACTAATATGGGGCAAATGTTTGATAATGCTGAATCTTTTAATGGTGATATTTCAAATTGAAATACAAGTAATGTTACTGATATGCAGGCGATGTTTCAAAATGCTTCAAATTTTAATCAAGATTTAAATAATTGAGATACATCAAAAGTGACTAACATGTATTTAATGTTTGGCAGTGCTTCAAAATTTAATAATTATATATCAAATTGAGATACAAGTAATGTTACTAATATGGCAGGGATGTTTCAATATGCCTCTAATTTTAATCAAGATTTAAATAATTGAGATACATCAAAAGTGACTAATATCTCCCATATGTTTAATAGTGCCTCATCTTTCAATGGAGATATTTCAAATTGAGATACATCAAAAGTTACAGATATGTCATGAATGTTTAGAGGTGCCTCAAATTTTAACCAAGATATCTCTACTAAAAATGTAAAAGATGAAAAAGGTAAAGAATATACAGCATGAGATACAAGTAATGTTACTAATATGGAGGCAATGTTTAATGAAACGTTTGCTTTTAATCAAGATATTTCAAAATGAAACACAAGCAACGTAACTAACATGAGTTATATGTTTTGTGATGAATTTTCATTTAATCAAGATATATCTAAATGAGATACATCAAAAGTTACAGATATGACTCAAATGTTTTGAAATGATTATTTACCATCATCAAATGGAAAAGAAATGAGTTTTAATCAAGATTTAACTAATTGAAATGTTAGTCAAGTTACTGCTTATACAGAATTTTGAAATGACAAAAATATAAAATGAGACAACCAACCAATTTTTGGTAAACAAAATATTTCTACAATCTAAGATCAATTACAAAATATTTTAGATTCAAAAACTAATTATGAATGAAGTGAGGAAGAATTAAATCAAGCTATAATTGCTGGTGGAATTGAAGTTGCTGGTGGGATTGAAGTTGCAAAAGAAATAATAGAATCCTTAAAAAATGACACAGAAACAGTTAATCAAATGAAATACACTTTTACAGGTAAGGGTAAAAATGATAATGATTATAAGTATAAAGGTTCAATTGAATTAGATTTATCAAATATTGTGTCTAGTGAATCATTACCGAAAAGATTTCTTAAGCAAATAACTTCATTGAAAGCTTTTTTGCAAATTCTTCATTAAATTCAATTGAAGGTATAAGCAATTGAGATACAAGAAATGTTACTAATATGGAATCAACATTTAATGGTGCTTCATCTTTAATGGTGATATATCAAAATGAGATACATCCAAAGTGACTAATATGTTATTAATAGTTTAATGGTGCTACATCGTTTAATATTGATATATCAACTAAAATATTGAAAGATCAAAATGGTGAAGAATATACAGCTTGAGATACAAGTAATGTTACTAATATAGGGGCAATGTTTCAATGTGCATCAAGTTTTAACCAAGATATATCAAAATGAGATACAAGCAATGTTACTAATATGTCAGGAATGTTTTGACATAATTACGATGATTTAGAAAATGTTAAAGAAATGAGTTTTGATCAAGATTTAACTAATTGAAATGTTAGTCAGGTTACTAAGTATACAAAATTTTGAAATAACAAAAATATAAAATGAGATAAGCAGCCAATTTTTACTAAATAAAAAAGTTAGTTAAAAAACAATATTAGAAAAATACTAAAAATTAAAGCTTGGGGTGTCTAGAAAAAGTGGATAACTCCACTTTTTTATTTACTAATTTACATATATAGTTCTCCAATTTTGTATTCAATTTTGTATCCATTTAATATTTAATATTGAGCAGGCTTTTATATACTCTAAATCTCATATATTTAAAATTATTTATATCTTTGTTAATTAAACTAAAATTTTAAAAAAAGTAGATCACTAAAATAAATAATCATTTTAAACATTTATCAAAATCGTGTCTAAAAAATTAGGAAATAATTAATTTTC from the Entomoplasma ellychniae genome contains:
- a CDS encoding BspA family leucine-rich repeat surface protein, which encodes TQLVLDLNLSNDLTDQQVLEALKKPTGISDLTLGDFDFNKTDAYYGQQGSVKISAKTDSVRITGKQNFTIPVLAKKDITQLVLDLNLSNDLTVEQVLEALKQATGISDLSFDDFDFNKTDAYYGQQGSVEISAKTESVRITGNKTLTIPKLPPVSLDEIIIKEEFNNDTTDQEILNELQIATGISDLSLDDFTIALSPSTYKNIGGIIIKAIDGSIYLKGDTNFVIPKIPKINLDTISIHIDDYSSINEDDIIEQIKLITGIEDISREDLIIDIIKPDYGINDGSIKITANDNSYYLIGENEIVINKFSIKIISNEIQNIINSKQYEQWNKDDLIAAIQNLYKDVDMKLSIDSIKMTDSKKSSNSNDSVDRYEYVVSTQGGDSEIFDQEVITLSEETAQNTSSSLYLTNDDELLITTDFNFSQKNAKNIYKIGYNSSGNTLNYVNAKYITSVLPDGIKNLTNFFRNNAYSTIEGIENWNISKVTNMSGMFEGASSFNQDLNNWDTSNVENMVNIFNKATNFNGDISKWDISKVNNATQMFLNAKNFNQDISGWNTLSLKNMFRMFEGASSFNGDISNWNTSNVTEMGSMFLNASSFNQNLNTWVTSNVTDMGSMFQNASSFNGDISNWNTSNVTNMAAMFNNASNFNQDISTKNVKDYIAWDTSKVTSMESTFDGASSFNQNLNNWDTSKVTNMYRMFQNALSFNEDISNWNTSNVTNMSVMFNNASNFNQDINNWNTSKVTSMSWMFRNAINFNQDLNNWDTSKVTDMSWMFASNSEFKVMSFNGDISNWDTSNVINMSVMFQQCAYFNQDISKWNTSNVTNMSYMFCNALSFNQDISKWDTSKVTDMTQMFWNDYYPSFNGKEMSFDQDLTSWNVSQVTAYTEFWNDKNIKWDNQPIFGKQNISSIEDQLQNILDSKTNYEWSEEELNQAIIDKNIEVAGGIEVTKELIESVNNDTATVNQIKYTFTGKGKNDNSYRYKGSIQLELTTIIASESLADNITVYKDADGALKQTDSMDFSNLNAVEIYKIGFKTDGSTIHHLKTVKSLPKTLPKQITSLKAFFANSSLNSIEGISNWDTSNITSMEETFSGAADFNGDISKWNTSKVTNMYKMFNGAKNFNQDIPTKNLKDQNGKEYTVWDTSNVTNMGAMFNSAESFNGDISKWNTSKVTDMSWMFNSDFSFNGDISNWDTSNVTTMSVMFQNALHFNGNISNWNTSKVTDMSWMFNGPLGVPLFNGDISNWDTSKVTNMSGMFQGAANFNQDISTKIVKDENGEEYTAWDTSKVTDMSTMFNYATSFNGDISNWNTSNVTNMAAMFNNASNFNQDISKWNTSNVTDMSYMFCNAFSFNQDISKWDTSKVTDMTQMFWNDYLPSSNGKEMSFDQDLTNWNVSQVTAYTEFWNDKNIKWDNQPIFGKQNISSIEDQLQNILDSKTNYEWSEEELNQAIIDRGIEVAGGIEVTKELIESVNNDTATVNQIKYTFTGKGKNDNSYRYKGSIQLELTTIIASESLSDNITVYRDADGALKQTDSMDFSNLNAVEIYKIGFKTDGSTIHHLKTVKSLPSTLPKQITSLKAFFANSSLNSIEGISEWDTSNIINMESTFDGASLFNGDISSWNTSKVTNMYNMFNNANNFNQDIPTKNLKDQNGKEYTAWDTSNVTSMSAMFQNALHFNGDIANWNTSKVTNMSFMFNSSLGVPLFNGDISNWNTSKVTNMNGMFQGAANFNQELSAKKVNGENGKEYTAWDTSNVTDMGWMFNYASSFNGDISNWNTSNVTIMSCMFQNALNFNGDISNWNTSNVTSMESMFNGAESFNSDISNWNTSNVTNMSIMFQNASNFNQDISKWNTSNVTDMSYMFCNAFSFNQDISKWDTSKVKNMTQMFWNDYYPSFNGKEMSFNQDLTNWNVSQVTKYTEFWNDKNIKWDNQPIFGKQNISSVEDQLQNILDSKTNYEWSEEELNQAIIDKNIEVAGGIEVTKELIESVNNDTATVNQIKYTFTGKGKNDNSYRYKGSIQLELTTIIASESLADNITVYKDADGALKQTDSMDFSNLNAVEIYKIGFKTDGSTIYNLKTVKSLPNILPKQITSLKAFFANSSLNSIKGISNWDTSNITSMEATFNGAKLFNGDISKWNTSNVTNMLRTLQNASSFNGDISNWNTSNVTDMGAMFNGASLFNSDISKWNTSKVLDMSWMFKSAKNFNQDLSTNKVNDENGKEYTAWDTSNVTNMGQMFDNAESFNGDISNWNTSNVTDMQAMFQNASNFNQDLNNWDTSKVTNMYLMFGSASKFNNYISNWDTSNVTNMAGMFQYASNFNQDLNNWDTSKVTNISHMFNSASSFNGDISNWDTSKVTDMSWMFRGASNFNQDISTKNVKDEKGKEYTAWDTSNVTNMEAMFNETFAFNQDISKWNTSNVTNMSYMFCDEFSFNQDISKWDTSKVTDMTQMFWNDYLPSSNGKEMSFNQDLTNWNVSQVTAYTEFWNDKNIKWDNQPIFGKQNISTI
- a CDS encoding BspA family leucine-rich repeat surface protein, producing MKDQNGEEYTAWDTSNVTNIGAMFQCASSFNQDISKWDTSNVTNMSGMFWHNYDDLENVKEMSFDQDLTNWNVSQVTKYTKFWNNKNIKWDKQPIFTK